CAGTAGCATTGTCAGGTTGAAATGATTGTTATGTTTCATTTTTTATATCTAATATGTCTTTTGTTTGCTTAAATATATTTTCTGCCTCAATCTTAAACAACTCAGAAGTGTTCTTTGAGGGGAGAACTAAATTTTGGTTTTCTATTTCTCTCGGATATCG
This DNA window, taken from Spirochaeta lutea, encodes the following:
- a CDS encoding HEPN domain-containing protein, whose translation is IIVHYTDSVPRIHNIISLLGTVQNYVKIEIDKKILIMLNQVYADTRYPREIENQNLVLPSKNTSELFKIEAENIFKQTKDILDIKNET